The genomic segment GTTTTAACAGTACATGTTGGTTTTATTGAATATGAAAAATCGCTTTATAGAATGCTGTTTAGCATTAATGAAATGCTTTCATATTATGTCGTGAAAAATGTGGATGTAATACTTTCAGTAGGAGAAGAAATAAAGAATTATATTTCTAAAAGGTTTGCTAGGAACTCCATAGTGGTTTCAAATGCTGTAGAAATTGAAAAATTTATTCAAAATCATAATAATAAAAAATCTGATAAAAAATTTAAAGTTTTATTCGTTGGCAGATTCACCTATAAGAAGGGTATAGATATTGTTATCGATGTTGCGAAAAATCTGAGAGATGAAGCAATTTTTATCTGTTTAGGTGATGGTCCTAAGATGGATGAAATTAAGGAAACGCTAAAAAGGGATAAAATTGAAAATGTAATCCTTACTGGAATTATCTCAAATAAAAAGAGATTAAGAGAATACTATGGGAGTGCAGATGTTCTTATATTCCCTTCGAGAAAGGGTGAAGCATCTTCCCCATTAGTAATGCTTGAGGCCCTAGCTTCTGGACTTCCTGTTATTGTGAAGGATAGTGGAGGACACGCTGATCTTATATGTGACGGTCTAAATGGATATGTAGTTGATAATACCAGTGAGATGGTTGAAAAGATAAGATTTCTTAAAGAAAACAGGGATATACTAAATGAAATGTCACAGAACGCAAGAAAACATGCTGAGAAGTTTAGCTGGTCAGAGAATGTGGAAAAACTCATATCAATTTATAGTTCAGTAGTGCGGTGATTTCATGAAACTACTCATCGTAACACCATATTTTCCTCCAAAAACAGGGGAGGTTGAACATTACACCTACAATATATCACTGAAACTTCTGGAGAGGGGTCATGATGTAAACGTAATCACCACGGGTACAGGTGGTGTTAAGGAAGAAATACTGGATGGCATAATGGTCAGGAGGCTTAAAACCAAAAATTTTCTTTCAAACACGCCTCTAGACATTCATCTAGTACATTTTATTTCACGAATTCTTAAGGAAGAAAACTTTGATATCATAAATGCGCACATGCCGGTACCATTTTACGCAGACATGTCTGCAATTGTAAGTAAGAGGGCAGGAGTCCCCTTTGTTCTAACTTACCATAATGACGTGGTTAAAAATAGAGGGCCTTTGAGTTTGATTTCATCTCTTTATAATCACACCCTCCTCCAGATCACCCTAAGGGCTGCTGATAGGATAATAACTCCATCACCATACGTTTATAATGAATCAGATATAATGAAAGAATTTTCCAAAAAATTAGTGTTGATCCCTCCAGGCGTTGACCCTGAACTTTACAGTCCCTCCGAAGGCAGTGCAATGATTGAATATGGATTAAATAAGGAATCAAAGTCTATACTATTTGTCGGTTCAATGAATCGGGGACACACACATAAGGGGGTTGAAATCCTCTTAAAGGCCTTCAGCAGAATTGAATCAGATGAAACATACCTGATACTTGCAGGTACAGGTGACATGATTCCAGAATATAAGAAGATTGCTGAATCACTTGGAATCGGTGATAGAACAATATTCACAGGCTTTATAAATGAAGAGTCACTCATTGAACTGTACAGACTCTCATCACTTCTTGTTCTTCCAACAATCAGCGTGGCTGAAGGTTTTGGAATGGTCCTAATTGAGGCGAATGCTTGTGGCACACCTGTTATAGGTTCAGAGGTCGGCGGAATAAAGTATGTTGTAAGAGATGGTGAAACGGGCATTCTTGTACCTCCTGGAGATCCGGTGGCGCTGGCGAATGCAATAACCAGACTCCTCGATAATGAGGAACTTGCCGCTAAGATGGGATCAAATGGTAGAAAAATGGTAATGAAAAATTACACATGGGATAAATCAGCAAGAATGACGGAGAGAGTCTTTAAAGAGGTAATCTCATGAGGATATGTTTACTTGGTGAATTTGACGTCGAACTTGATGAGGCGATGCGAAAAACGGCTTTCTATTTATATGAACATCTCTCTAGGGAAAATGAGGTCTTAATACTTAATCCACGAGATATCCTTTCCTTCAAATTCTGGACGGATCTCATAAATTTCAGACCATCAGTTGTACATTATGTAAGCGGTTCGTCCCTTCTAAGTTTTGTGATACTGAAACTTGTGAGCATGGCTGTGGGTTCAAAGTCGATTATTTCTATTATGAGACCAACTTTTTCAGCAATCTCACTAAGATTTATTAAACTTTTCAAACCTACCATTTTAATTGCTCAAGCATCTCTAACAGAAGAAAGATTCAGAAATCTAGATTTCAACACGGTTTTCTTACCCGTTGTGGGAGTTGATATGAGTAGATTTAATCCCTCTGTTAGAACACATAAGATTCGTTTAAGAAGAAAGTTCAATTTAAAACCAGAAGTCTTTTTAGTTCTCCATGTTGGTTCTATAAAAAATGGCAGAAACCTTAAATGGCTTTCTAATATACAGAGTATTGAAAATGTCCAAGTTTTAATTGTAGGGGCAGTATCACAGGGTTCCGATAAAAAATTGTTACGGGAATTAAAGGACGTAGGATGTATAATATGGAACAGGTATTTTGAGGATATAGAGAACATATATGCCCTTGCGGATTGCTATGTTTTTCCTGTTGTTTATAGGGAAAATATCGTTGGAAAAAGCGAAGCGGACTGTATTGATATGCCTCTTTCAGTAATTGAGGCAATGGCGTGCAACCTTCCTGTAATAACGACAAATTTTGGAGGTCTTAGTAGAGTTTTTGATGAGGGTGATGGTTTGATATTTGTTAGAAATGTTCGTGAATTAGTAGATGCTGTTGAATTTGTTAAAGACCAGGATCTCACTATCAAAACACATGATAAAGTTAAGGATTACTCATGGATAAATATTTCTAGGAGACTCTTGGATGCCTACAAAAAGGTCTAGTGGAATTTTAATTACATTCAGCGGTGTTGATGGGTCTGGAAAAACTACCTATACAAAACATCTGGTCAATTCATTAAGGGAAAAGGGTATTGATTGCAGTTATGTGTATGGAAGGCTAGAACCTATTATTCTGAGGCCATTTATAATTATTGGTCGCAGGTTATTCCTAAGAAAAAAGGACATTTTTACGGACTATAGGGATTATTCAAACACAAAAAAGAAAAAAATTTCAAAACATAAATACCTTTTTAAGATTTATTACCTTATAATGCTATTCGATTATATAATGCAGCTACTATGGAAAGTTAAAATACCTTTGCTCTTCGGAAGAAACGTTTTATGTGATAGGTATATCTTTGATACGATAGTAACTGACTTAGCTGTCGACATGGATTATTCTTATAATGATCTTAAGGATAAAATTGACATGTTTTTAAGGTTTTTATCCGTACCTGATTTATGTTTTTATGTAGAGGTTTCTGCAAATGTTGCTTTTAAGCGGAAAGATGATACTCCCTCCTTAGAATATCTTCAAGAGAGAATTGGTCTTTATGATTTTGTAGCGGATCAATACAAGATGATAAGGGTCGATGGCAACGATAAACTTGAAAGAAATAAGTTGTTTATTGAAGATATAGTTTTTAAGGATGTGCTTGGATGAAAGTTGTCGTAATAGGCATTGATGGTTTAGACAGGGAGTTGTTAAATAAATTTGAGGAATTTTTACCTAATTTCAGAATTTTGAAAGAAAATTCGCCTAATATAAGACTTAAATCAGTATTTCCTCCTGATTCACCTACTGCATGGGCATCCATCTATACTGGAAAGAATCCTGCCCAACATGGAATTATATCCTTCAGAGATCCTTTTAATGAGATAAAATATGGAAGTTATATTGGAAATGACATTTCAGGAAGGACTTTTTGGGATGTTGCTGGGCGTATTGGCAAACGAGTGTGCGTATTATTTCCTCACATGGGCTACCCGGTTTGGGAAGTTAATGGTATCATGATTGGGCGTACAACTGAGGTTGATATAAAGGATTTCGATATCCAATGCTGGCCAGAGGAGCTAGTTTCTAATTATGATCTTAAAGGTCTTAAACCACTTACTTCATACCCGGTGAATATTGGGGATATAATTGAACCAACAAAGAAAGTTATCTTAAATGAGATGAAAGTGGCTCTCCAGCTTTTCAATGACATTGATTGGGATCTCTATTTTTATTATTCATCTTCATTAGATAATATTCAACATCTTTTTTGGATGTACTGTGATAAAGATGACCCTTATTATGAAGAAGGTAATTCATATGAAAATGTTATCCTAGATTTTTACATGTTTTATGATAGGAATGTTATAGGCCCTTTAATGGATAATTTAGACGATGAAACAGCTTTGATTGTTCTAAGTGATCATGGACATGCTATGCGACCTGTTAAAGTTGTCAATATCAACGAAATTTTAAGAAGAAAAGGATTTCTAAAGTTAGCAGATGAAAAGGATATTAAAAGTAACCTTATAAATAAAATTAAAAAGACTATCTTATCTGTGGTGGACGAACACAGGTCAGTCGGTAAGCTGGCTTCTCTGTTTTTAAGATTATTCCCTAGGGCAATGAGGTATTATGTTAATACAACTCTCATTGATGGCTCTCTGAGTTTGGCTTATCTTTCCGACCCATCGGGAGGTATAAAATCCTACAGTTATGCTGGAATCAGAATAAATAAAGAGGTCATTGATTCTTATGATTCCCTAAGAGAAGAGTTAATTGATCTTTTATTATCGATAAAAGATCCCAAAGGAAAAAAATTGGTTGAATGGGCCGCTAGAAGGGAAGATGTATATGAGGGGGATCACCTTGAAAAATACCCTGAAATACTTTTTAAACTTGTTGATGAATGGGGAGTTGGATGGGATGTGGATGAGGAAATATTTTCAGAAAGTTCCTCTCATAAACTTCACTCAGGTAATCATAGGGCTGAAACTCCAGTTTTATTTGTCTACAATACAAATTTAAAGTCTATTTCTGAAGAAATGGATTTGATGGACATCTCTCCGCTTATATTAACTATTTTAAAGGAGGATACATCATGAGGATATGTTTCATCAGTAGATTTTATAAGCCATACATAAAGGGAGGAGCCGAAATTTATGTTGGTAAAATAGCCGAAAAACTTGCTGAAAGAGGCTATGATGTTTTTGTTATAACACCATCACAATCAAAAGAGGAAATTACTGAAGATATAAATAATGTGAGAGTTTATAGGATATCCCCTTTCAATGTTTCGTGTGCCTATGAAGCCTCTGAAAAACCAATTTATCAAAAAATAATCTATCATATTTTAGATTTGTTTAATGTGGATTCATATAGAAAAATAAGGAAGATCCTAGAAGAAGAAAGACCTAATATCGTACACATACATAACTATAAGGGTCTTTCAGCAGCTCCTTTTAAAGCTGTTAAGGACCTCAAAATACCTTTAATTTTCACAGCACATGATTTCTCTCTTCTTTGTGTACGTTCCACTCTTCTAAATTCAAAAGAAATGATCTGTGAAAATCCTCCATTTATTTGCGAATTATATAAAAGACTACAAAGATTTTTGGTAAATGGAAAAGTCGAAGTCTTCACATCCCCTTCCAAATTTGTACTTGAAAAACTGAGTTCAAATGGTTTTTTCAATGAGGTTCCTAAATTAGTCCTTCGAAATTCAATAGAACAGGAAACTTATTGTAAAATTAAAAAAAATTACGACACAATTGATATTCTTTTCGTGGGATCATTGTCAAGGCATAAGGGACCAAATATTCTTATAAAAAGCTTCAGGGATATTGATGCCGATAATCTGAGACTGCATATTGTTGGGAGAGGTCCAATAGAGGAAGAACTTAAAAAAATGGCGAAGGACGATTGGAGGATAATATTTCATGGCTTTTTATCTGGCAAGGCCCTTGCTGCTATTTACCGAAGGGCCAATGTGACGGTTTTGCCCTCAATATGCTATGATAACTCTCCACTAGTGATTTATGAAAGCTTTATGAACTCGACACCTGTAATTGCAAGCAGGATAGGGGGAATACCCGAACTCGTAACTGATGGTTATAATGGGGTTCTCTTTGAAGCGGGTAATGTCAGTGAACTTACAAGCTTAATAAATAAAATTGCAGAAGATCCATCAATCCTTGAGGGACTTGAGCGTGGGGCTTATGAATCCTGTAAACAATACCAGATAGAGGTTACGTTAGAAAGGTTAATCAGTATTTATAAAGACCTTCTTCAAAAAGATGATCTTTAACTTCATGAGTAGGGTAGATGTTTAAAATGAGAAAGGATATATTTTACCTGCTGATATTACTGGCGCTCGTGGATATAACTATCCTAATGGACATCCCAGTCCTAAGACAGTCCATACCGTTTATATTCTTTAATATTGTCCCTGGCTATCTACTTGTAAAGATCATGCGACTTGATCTCGAATTACTTGAAAAATCTCTACTATCGGCAGGACTCAGTATTTCCCTTCTAATATTCACAGGATTCTTACTTAATTCCACCTACCCCATTATTTCAAAACCAATAACCATTGGACCCGTGCTTGTTGCACTGAACATCCTTATTTTTATACTCTTAACAGGATACTACCTGAGATCAGAACCATCTGAGGCGCATAAATTTAATTCTGGGAACACTCTTTTTTCTCCTGTCATGCTCTCATTAGTTTTTCCAGTCCTGACGGTTATTGGCTCCTATTTAATGAACACCTATCACATTAACACGGTTCTTCTGGGTGTCCTTCTCATAATACCCATTTACCTGATAATCCTAACACTGCTTGGGGAGCGGCTACATCACTCAGCATACCCAATGGCTCTCTTCAATATCGGTCTTTCACTTCTCATAATGAATGGGCTTCCCTCAAATTACCTAATAGGTAGGGATATCCATACAGAATATTACCTTTTCCGCACGGTAATCATGAATGGGTACTGGAGCGTTTCAGGTGCAATTAACAATGCATACAATGCCTGCCTCAGCATCACGATACTTCCTGCGATATACCGGTTGATTCTTGATGTGCCTGCGGTCTACATCTTTAAATTATATTATGGATTCATTGGGGCGATAATGCCACTCGCAGTTTACCTTATAAGTGAAAGGATACTGAAGGATAGGACAATGGCTTTCTACGCAGCCCTCCTTTTCATATTCCAGTTCTCATTTATATATATTCTCGGCTGGTGCAGACAGCTCATCGCCCTCGTGTTTTTCTCCCTGGCGATAATGGTTTTAACTTCAAGTTTGCGGAGGAGAGATAAGAAGATCCTTTTTATAATCTTCATGGTTTCAACGGTTCTCTCCCATTACACAACAGCATATGTTTTTGCAATCCTCACTATTCTCATCCCACCCGTCGCATGGCTCATTAAAAGGTTCTCGATTGGGAGACCAAAAAGGAGTTACTTCTTCGGTGTCTCAGTGGCTGTACTATTCTTTGTGGTTGTCTTTGCATGGTATGCACAGGCAACA from the Methanothermobacter sp. K4 genome contains:
- a CDS encoding glycosyltransferase family 4 protein, with the translated sequence MKLLIVTPYFPPKTGEVEHYTYNISLKLLERGHDVNVITTGTGGVKEEILDGIMVRRLKTKNFLSNTPLDIHLVHFISRILKEENFDIINAHMPVPFYADMSAIVSKRAGVPFVLTYHNDVVKNRGPLSLISSLYNHTLLQITLRAADRIITPSPYVYNESDIMKEFSKKLVLIPPGVDPELYSPSEGSAMIEYGLNKESKSILFVGSMNRGHTHKGVEILLKAFSRIESDETYLILAGTGDMIPEYKKIAESLGIGDRTIFTGFINEESLIELYRLSSLLVLPTISVAEGFGMVLIEANACGTPVIGSEVGGIKYVVRDGETGILVPPGDPVALANAITRLLDNEELAAKMGSNGRKMVMKNYTWDKSARMTERVFKEVIS
- a CDS encoding alkaline phosphatase family protein, which codes for MKVVVIGIDGLDRELLNKFEEFLPNFRILKENSPNIRLKSVFPPDSPTAWASIYTGKNPAQHGIISFRDPFNEIKYGSYIGNDISGRTFWDVAGRIGKRVCVLFPHMGYPVWEVNGIMIGRTTEVDIKDFDIQCWPEELVSNYDLKGLKPLTSYPVNIGDIIEPTKKVILNEMKVALQLFNDIDWDLYFYYSSSLDNIQHLFWMYCDKDDPYYEEGNSYENVILDFYMFYDRNVIGPLMDNLDDETALIVLSDHGHAMRPVKVVNINEILRRKGFLKLADEKDIKSNLINKIKKTILSVVDEHRSVGKLASLFLRLFPRAMRYYVNTTLIDGSLSLAYLSDPSGGIKSYSYAGIRINKEVIDSYDSLREELIDLLLSIKDPKGKKLVEWAARREDVYEGDHLEKYPEILFKLVDEWGVGWDVDEEIFSESSSHKLHSGNHRAETPVLFVYNTNLKSISEEMDLMDISPLILTILKEDTS
- a CDS encoding glycosyltransferase family 4 protein — its product is MRICFISRFYKPYIKGGAEIYVGKIAEKLAERGYDVFVITPSQSKEEITEDINNVRVYRISPFNVSCAYEASEKPIYQKIIYHILDLFNVDSYRKIRKILEEERPNIVHIHNYKGLSAAPFKAVKDLKIPLIFTAHDFSLLCVRSTLLNSKEMICENPPFICELYKRLQRFLVNGKVEVFTSPSKFVLEKLSSNGFFNEVPKLVLRNSIEQETYCKIKKNYDTIDILFVGSLSRHKGPNILIKSFRDIDADNLRLHIVGRGPIEEELKKMAKDDWRIIFHGFLSGKALAAIYRRANVTVLPSICYDNSPLVIYESFMNSTPVIASRIGGIPELVTDGYNGVLFEAGNVSELTSLINKIAEDPSILEGLERGAYESCKQYQIEVTLERLISIYKDLLQKDDL
- a CDS encoding glycosyltransferase family 4 protein: MRICLLGEFDVELDEAMRKTAFYLYEHLSRENEVLILNPRDILSFKFWTDLINFRPSVVHYVSGSSLLSFVILKLVSMAVGSKSIISIMRPTFSAISLRFIKLFKPTILIAQASLTEERFRNLDFNTVFLPVVGVDMSRFNPSVRTHKIRLRRKFNLKPEVFLVLHVGSIKNGRNLKWLSNIQSIENVQVLIVGAVSQGSDKKLLRELKDVGCIIWNRYFEDIENIYALADCYVFPVVYRENIVGKSEADCIDMPLSVIEAMACNLPVITTNFGGLSRVFDEGDGLIFVRNVRELVDAVEFVKDQDLTIKTHDKVKDYSWINISRRLLDAYKKV
- a CDS encoding DUF2206 domain-containing protein, producing MRKDIFYLLILLALVDITILMDIPVLRQSIPFIFFNIVPGYLLVKIMRLDLELLEKSLLSAGLSISLLIFTGFLLNSTYPIISKPITIGPVLVALNILIFILLTGYYLRSEPSEAHKFNSGNTLFSPVMLSLVFPVLTVIGSYLMNTYHINTVLLGVLLIIPIYLIILTLLGERLHHSAYPMALFNIGLSLLIMNGLPSNYLIGRDIHTEYYLFRTVIMNGYWSVSGAINNAYNACLSITILPAIYRLILDVPAVYIFKLYYGFIGAIMPLAVYLISERILKDRTMAFYAALLFIFQFSFIYILGWCRQLIALVFFSLAIMVLTSSLRRRDKKILFIIFMVSTVLSHYTTAYVFAILTILIPPVAWLIKRFSIGRPKRSYFFGVSVAVLFFVVVFAWYAQATGAPFDDAVKFFKTTFSSMADFFAADMRNNAEQSVVGIGIAQLPNFMSVMIHDTVFFLIAVGFLSIIFHRRDDINREYTAVILISMGLLASFIILPFISKGYGGTRLFTQMLVILAPLFIMGIQELVSLLKRQSLKLPIILLVLVLLFSCVSYLNYHFAGIPYSYAYNSEGERRYETFIFTSEVTAAKWLSSNGGNFTVNTDTFGYSRILQGFYNPPKLNTEFFTNETKREKGYIYLRWANVNRGLVFLDSPGRPPRFIGGKLKMDNVEPIGDYKNLIGDKDRIYDNGGTLILGGS
- a CDS encoding glycosyltransferase family 4 protein translates to MKIVIIAHHFYPFIGGLEEVAFQQAKGLVKRGHDVTVITSNIGNQTKLKKIENYGGITVYRVSASDFLYRNFDIPQPLFNLFELKKILKKFIQEADVVHVHDRYYVSSLFATKIAKKLGKPVVLTVHVGFIEYEKSLYRMLFSINEMLSYYVVKNVDVILSVGEEIKNYISKRFARNSIVVSNAVEIEKFIQNHNNKKSDKKFKVLFVGRFTYKKGIDIVIDVAKNLRDEAIFICLGDGPKMDEIKETLKRDKIENVILTGIISNKKRLREYYGSADVLIFPSRKGEASSPLVMLEALASGLPVIVKDSGGHADLICDGLNGYVVDNTSEMVEKIRFLKENRDILNEMSQNARKHAEKFSWSENVEKLISIYSSVVR